In Idiomarina sp. PL1-037, a single genomic region encodes these proteins:
- the msrB gene encoding peptide-methionine (R)-S-oxide reductase MsrB, with protein sequence MAQNSEPTKQKNEKVATFAGGCFWCVEEAFEKMPGVREVISGYSGGDEANPTYEQVSAGKTGHTEAAQIYYNPDVVSYAALLQKLWRISDPTDNDGQFVDRGKQYRPAVFYHNNEQKRIAMESREWLDKNGPFPDPVVIEITPFKSFYKAEEYHQDYYDKNPVRYRIYTYNSGRYDFVEKHWGDTSDVDYQQFTNDNPTGTSKQQSFVKPSDSELKERLTDIQYAVTQEDKTEPAFDNRYWDNERDGIYVDVVSGEPLFSSANKYESGTGWPSFTKPISPDAVVEKDDSSWFYTRTEIRSRKADSHLGHVFKDGPQPTGLRYCMNSAALRFIPLEKMEEEGYGDYIPAVTGD encoded by the coding sequence ATGGCACAGAATAGCGAGCCAACAAAGCAAAAAAATGAAAAAGTTGCGACTTTTGCCGGCGGCTGTTTCTGGTGTGTTGAAGAAGCTTTCGAGAAAATGCCTGGCGTCCGGGAAGTCATCTCGGGATACAGCGGAGGCGATGAAGCTAACCCAACCTATGAGCAGGTTTCAGCAGGTAAAACCGGGCACACGGAAGCAGCCCAGATATACTACAACCCGGATGTCGTAAGCTATGCAGCATTACTTCAGAAGTTATGGCGTATCAGTGACCCGACAGACAACGACGGACAGTTTGTTGACCGCGGCAAACAGTATCGCCCCGCTGTTTTTTATCATAATAATGAACAAAAACGCATAGCTATGGAGTCGCGTGAGTGGCTGGATAAAAACGGCCCCTTTCCTGATCCGGTGGTTATTGAAATAACACCCTTTAAGAGCTTCTACAAAGCTGAAGAATACCACCAGGACTATTACGACAAGAACCCCGTTCGCTACCGTATTTATACCTACAACTCGGGCCGTTATGACTTCGTCGAGAAGCATTGGGGCGACACCTCGGACGTTGACTATCAGCAATTTACGAATGACAACCCCACAGGCACATCTAAGCAGCAAAGCTTCGTTAAACCTAGTGACAGTGAACTAAAGGAGCGCCTAACAGATATTCAGTATGCGGTGACTCAGGAAGATAAAACGGAACCTGCCTTTGATAACCGCTACTGGGACAATGAACGTGACGGCATCTATGTGGATGTGGTAAGTGGTGAACCGCTTTTTTCTTCAGCAAATAAATACGAATCGGGTACCGGTTGGCCAAGCTTTACCAAACCCATAAGCCCTGACGCGGTAGTAGAAAAAGATGACAGCAGCTGGTTCTACACTCGAACTGAAATTCGCAGCCGCAAAGCAGACTCACATCTCGGCCATGTCTTTAAGGATGGCCCTCAGCCTACCGGTTTAAGGTATTGCATGAATTCCGCGGCGTTGCGCTTTATTCCTTTAGAAAAAATGGAGGAAGAAGGTTACGGTGACTACATTCCTGCAGTCACCGGTGACTAA
- the asnB gene encoding asparagine synthase (glutamine-hydrolyzing), whose amino-acid sequence MCGIAGVFHHQTERAIEPQTLVNMAAIMHHRGPDGFGYEVQHDYGVGFSHARLSIIDLDEKRGRQPFISADKRLMLTHNGEFYDFKRIRADLTARGARFNSKSDSEIVLHLFERYGLESTLKELRGEFAFGLFDAKDESLYLVRDRFGIKPLYWTETEHGVVFGSELKVLFAHPDVKREFSAEGLYHQLIQVMVPGSTAFEGINQVQPGYVVKLQRKNGKVVATEHKYWDVDFPPEESYPGADVDEESYIEGVRAKLLEAVQHRMTADVPVGCYLSGGIDSCAILGLASASTQTSVKAFTIGFDSADYDETPIAEEMAEATQADHHIMRLKADDLYDHFVKTLWHTERTIYNTLGVAKYLMSKEVHEAGYKVVMTGEGSDELFAGYPAFRKDMFLHGLDHLPEVERVEWQELLEKNNKLFKGAMLAREEFVSEAFNQKMGFTPSCVQPWLSCSSVALPLMSENKRQQVEGYDPSQAIANTLDKDMLDGRHPLDRAQYVWIKTMLEGQILTWGGDRVDMANSMEARPAFLDHHLAEYAFTVPPHLRIKGNKEKYVLREAMKGLLPETLYKREKFAFMAPPAHTDPEKWKAVEKLAEQFLNADAVKSAGLLDYDEVVRTFERHQDENVPNEERVQLDAVINHMLGVQVLHHHFVATDVPAQAQQRATELGWTA is encoded by the coding sequence ATGTGTGGAATTGCTGGCGTTTTTCATCATCAAACGGAAAGAGCGATTGAACCCCAAACTTTAGTGAATATGGCTGCGATAATGCATCATCGTGGCCCTGACGGGTTCGGCTATGAAGTACAACACGACTATGGCGTGGGATTTAGTCACGCCCGTTTATCCATTATCGACCTGGACGAAAAGCGAGGTCGGCAACCTTTTATATCAGCCGATAAACGACTGATGCTGACCCATAACGGTGAGTTTTACGATTTTAAACGCATACGTGCGGACTTAACCGCTCGTGGCGCACGCTTTAACAGTAAAAGCGATTCTGAAATTGTTCTTCACCTGTTTGAGCGTTATGGACTGGAGAGCACCCTAAAGGAGCTTCGTGGAGAGTTTGCTTTCGGCCTGTTCGATGCCAAAGACGAAAGTCTTTACCTGGTGCGCGACAGGTTTGGAATTAAGCCTTTATACTGGACGGAAACGGAGCACGGTGTGGTGTTTGGCTCTGAGCTGAAAGTGTTGTTTGCTCACCCGGACGTTAAACGGGAGTTTTCGGCAGAGGGCTTATACCATCAGCTGATTCAAGTAATGGTTCCGGGCTCTACTGCTTTTGAAGGGATTAACCAGGTTCAGCCGGGGTATGTGGTTAAGTTGCAGCGCAAAAATGGCAAAGTGGTTGCAACGGAACATAAATACTGGGATGTCGATTTTCCACCGGAGGAGAGCTATCCAGGAGCGGATGTCGACGAGGAATCCTATATTGAAGGGGTTCGCGCTAAGTTACTGGAAGCCGTCCAGCACCGAATGACAGCCGACGTTCCTGTCGGTTGCTACTTGTCGGGTGGTATTGATTCATGTGCCATTCTTGGGCTTGCGTCTGCCTCAACCCAAACCTCGGTAAAAGCTTTTACCATAGGTTTCGATTCTGCTGACTATGACGAAACACCTATTGCAGAAGAAATGGCTGAAGCGACTCAGGCTGATCACCATATTATGCGGCTTAAAGCCGATGATCTCTATGACCATTTTGTGAAAACCTTGTGGCACACCGAGCGAACAATATACAACACTCTGGGTGTGGCCAAGTATTTGATGAGTAAAGAGGTACACGAAGCCGGTTATAAAGTGGTAATGACCGGAGAGGGCTCCGATGAACTCTTTGCCGGCTACCCGGCTTTTAGAAAGGACATGTTCCTGCATGGACTCGACCACTTGCCGGAAGTGGAACGGGTTGAATGGCAGGAACTGTTAGAAAAAAACAATAAACTCTTTAAGGGCGCAATGTTGGCCCGCGAAGAGTTTGTCAGCGAAGCTTTTAACCAGAAAATGGGTTTTACTCCAAGTTGTGTGCAGCCTTGGCTGTCGTGCTCATCGGTTGCCTTGCCGCTTATGTCAGAGAACAAGCGGCAACAGGTTGAAGGCTACGATCCTAGCCAGGCTATTGCTAACACGCTTGATAAAGACATGCTGGACGGCCGGCACCCGCTGGACAGGGCTCAATATGTCTGGATTAAAACCATGCTGGAGGGGCAAATTCTGACCTGGGGTGGCGACCGTGTAGATATGGCGAATTCAATGGAGGCGCGCCCGGCATTTTTAGATCATCACTTAGCGGAATATGCTTTCACTGTGCCGCCACATCTGCGCATTAAAGGCAATAAAGAAAAATATGTGTTGCGCGAAGCGATGAAAGGCTTGTTGCCGGAAACGCTTTATAAACGTGAAAAGTTCGCTTTTATGGCGCCGCCGGCGCACACCGATCCGGAAAAGTGGAAGGCCGTTGAGAAGCTGGCAGAACAGTTTCTGAATGCCGATGCAGTGAAGTCAGCGGGTTTGCTGGACTACGACGAAGTGGTGCGGACTTTTGAACGGCATCAGGATGAGAATGTTCCGAACGAAGAACGTGTACAGCTTGATGCTGTCATCAACCACATGTTAGGTGTTCAGGTACTGCATCATCACTTTGTGGCTACTGATGTGCCCGCGCAGGCTCAGCAGCGCGCTACTGAGCTGGGCTGGACAGCCTGA
- a CDS encoding aspartate/ornithine carbamoyltransferase family protein, which yields MTIKDVSFERERPDVCGDAHPKALLKAIQEDGDYLLNLSNQHVVSADQFSQLGMLQLFRLAAKYEANPRRFSTSLQGKILISAFYEPSTRTRLSFESAWHRLGGDIMSITDRSTTGIAKGERLADVAEMFNNYGDCVVLRDNNETSLEEMIDSLRIPIINAGNGSDEHPTQALTDMYALFKWRPDLVTEEADKAPIKIGIIGVPNKMRTVRSFIKCLVKFPKAIDEIVIIHDEESSTQLFGSEQREQIEQAGIKIRTTRNLEQVLPELDVVYINAISWEGDTFSTYGSEFHLTAQSPLKDSAIILHPLARGEELSADLDHTPHNWYFSQARGAVFLRMALLTCMVQRAERVIDVV from the coding sequence ATAAAGGATGTCTCCTTTGAACGAGAGCGGCCCGATGTTTGCGGCGATGCTCATCCAAAGGCGTTATTAAAAGCAATTCAGGAAGATGGTGATTACTTGCTGAATTTGTCGAATCAGCATGTTGTGTCTGCTGATCAATTTTCGCAGTTAGGGATGCTGCAATTGTTCCGACTTGCGGCCAAATACGAAGCTAACCCTCGTCGTTTTAGTACCTCATTACAGGGAAAAATTTTAATCAGCGCGTTTTATGAACCAAGCACTCGTACTCGTTTGTCATTTGAAAGTGCCTGGCACCGCCTGGGCGGTGATATCATGTCAATTACTGACCGTTCTACTACCGGCATAGCCAAAGGTGAGCGTTTAGCCGATGTGGCTGAAATGTTTAATAACTATGGCGACTGTGTCGTGTTGAGGGATAATAATGAAACCTCACTGGAAGAGATGATCGATTCACTGCGAATTCCCATTATTAATGCGGGTAATGGTTCAGATGAACATCCAACTCAGGCGCTTACGGATATGTACGCACTGTTTAAATGGCGCCCCGATTTAGTGACGGAAGAAGCCGATAAAGCACCAATAAAAATTGGCATTATTGGTGTGCCAAATAAAATGCGTACTGTGCGTAGCTTTATTAAATGTTTAGTAAAGTTTCCAAAAGCAATTGATGAAATTGTCATTATTCATGACGAGGAATCGTCGACTCAGCTGTTCGGAAGTGAGCAACGAGAACAAATTGAACAAGCCGGAATAAAGATTCGTACGACCCGGAATTTAGAGCAGGTACTACCAGAGCTTGACGTGGTTTATATCAACGCTATTTCGTGGGAAGGTGATACCTTTAGTACTTATGGCAGTGAGTTTCACTTAACGGCTCAGTCACCGCTAAAAGACAGCGCTATTATTTTACATCCATTAGCGCGCGGTGAAGAATTATCCGCCGATCTCGACCATACGCCTCATAACTGGTATTTCAGCCAGGCACGGGGCGCGGTGTTTTTACGTATGGCGCTACTGACCTGTATGGTGCAGCGAGCTGAACGCGTCATTGATGTCGTCTGA